A segment of the Niveibacterium umoris genome:
TGGGAGGATCTGCTCGTGGCCGGTGGCGTCGAGTCGATGTCGCGCGTGCCGATGATGTCCGACGGCGGTGCCTGGGCGCTGGATGCCGAGACGAGCCTTGCGACCCACTTCGTGCCGCAGGGCGTTGGCGCCGACCTGATTGCCACGCTGGACGGCTACGACCGCGACACGGTCGATGCCTTCGCGCTGGCTTCGCAGCAGCGTGCTGCCGTTGCGCGCGCGGCTGGCCATTTCACTCGTTCGGTGGTGCCGGTGACGGACCGGCTCGGGCAGGTGATCCTCGCCGAGGACGAGTTCATCAAGCCAGCGACCACCCGCGAGGCGCTGGCCAAACTCAAGCCCTCGTTCGAGGCCATGGGCGGCTTGGGCTTCGATGAATTGGTCAAGCGCCGCTATCCGCAGGTGGAACGGGTGCGGCATGTGCATACCCCCGGCAATTCGTCCGGCATCGTCGATGGTGCCGCACTGGTGCTGATCGGCAACGAAGCGGCGGCGAAGGCGAACGGGCTGACGCCGCGCGCCCGCATCGTCGCCACCGCGCTGGCGGGCGACGATCCGATGATCATGCTCACCGCGCCAGCGTTGGCGGCCCGCAAGGCGCTGGACCGCGCCGGACTGAGTGTTGAGGACATCGACCTCTTCGAGGTGAACGAGGCCTTTGCTGCAGTGGTGCTGCGCTTCATGCGCGCGATGGGGGTGCCGCACGAGAAGGTGAACGTGAATGGCGGCGCGATTGCGTTGGGCCACCCGCTTGGCGCGACCGGCGCGATGTTGGTCGGCACGCTGCTCGACGAGCTGGAGCGGCGCAACCTGCGCCGTGGCCTGGTCACGCTGTGCGTGGGCGGCGGCATGGGTATCGCCACGATCATCGAACGGGTGTGAGCATGACGAATCTGCAGAGTTTCCGGATCGAGCGCGGTGAAGACGGTATCACCGTAGTCACCATCGACATGTCGGGGCAGGGCGCGAACACGATGAACGCCCGCTTCCAGGCGGACTTCATCGAACTCGTCGCACAGTTCGAAGCCGAGCGCGAGACGACCACCGGCATCATCCTGACCTCGGCCAAGAAGACCTTCTTCGCCGGCGGCGACCTTGAAGAGCTGATCGGCTACCGGCGCGACGACGCGCCGCGGGTGTTCGCGGCGGTCGGAGCGCTGAAGCACGCGATGCGCCGGCTCGAACGTATCGGTCGGCCGGTGGTGGCGGCGATCAACGGTGCCGCGCTGGGCGGTGGCTGGGAGCTGGCGCTGTGCGCGCATCAGCGCATCTGCACGGACGACGCGCGGATCGAGCTGGGCCTGCCCGAAGTCACGCTGGGTTTGCTGCCCGGTGCAGGCGGCGTGGTGCGCATGGTGCGGTTGCTCGGCCTGCAGCGGGCAGCGCCCTACCTGCTGGAGGGGCAACGCTTCCGCCCGGCGGATGCGCTCGCGGCCGGGCTGGTGCAGCGTCTGGTGCCGGCCGGTGAGGATCTCGTCGCGGCGGCGCGTGCCCTGATCGCCGAGTCGCCCGTTGCGCAGCAGCCTTGGGACACGGAGGGCTTCCGCATCCCCGGTGGCGGGCCGGAGAACCCGAAGACCGCTCAGATGATTTCGGTGGCGCCTGCGGCGCTGCGGGCGAAGACTCGCGGCTGCTATCCGGCGCCCGAAGCAGTGCTGGCGGCGGCGGTGGATTCGACTCGGGTCGATGTCGATACCGCGTTGCGCATCGAAACCCGCTACTTCGTCGAGCTGGCGACCGGCCAGATCGCCAAGAACATGATCGGCACCCTGTGGTTCGGGCTGAATGAAATCAAGCGCGGCGCGCGCCGACCGCAGGGCGTGCCCGCTTGGCAGGCGAAGAGAGTGGGCGTGCTCGGCGCGGGCATGATGGGCGCCGGCATCGCGTGGGCGGCGGCAAGTCGCGGCATCGACACCGTGTTGCGCGATGTCACGCTCGAGCGCGCCGAGAAGGGCAAGGACTACTCGCGCAAGTTGCTCGACAAACGACTCGCGCGCGGTGCGACCACCACAGAGAAGCGCGACGCGACGCTGGCACGCATCACACCTGCAGCCGACGTCGCCGCGCTGGACGGCTGCGACCTGATCATCGAGGCGGTGTTCGAGCAACGCGCCCTGAAGAACACCGTAACCCGCGAAGCCGAGCCGATGCTCGCGCCCGGTGGCGTGTTTGCATCGAACACCTCAACCCTGCCGATCACCGGGCTGGCCGAAGCCTCGGCCGACCCGGCGCGTTTCATCGGCCTGCATTTCTTCTCGCCCGTCGACAAGATGCAGCTGGTCGAGATCATCAAGGGCGCGCGCACCTCGCCCGAGACGCTCGCGAAGGCCTGTGACTTCGTGCAGCAGATCGGCAAGACGCCGATCGTGGTGAATGACTCGCGCGGCTTCTTCACCAGCCGGGTGTTCGGCACTTTCACCAACGAGGGCGCGGCACTGCTCGCCGATGGCGTGCCGGCGGCAGTGATCGAGAACCTCGCGCAGCAGGCGGGCATGCCGGTCGGGCCGCTGGCGGTGATGGACGAAGTGACGCTGTCGCTGATCCTCGCCGTCGCGGATCAGGCCGCACGCGATTGTGCCGAGGCGGGCCTGCCCAACACGCCTCCCTCGGCGCTGGACGTGGTGCGGCGTGTGGCCGAAGCAGGCCGCATCGGCCGCAGCGCGGGGGCGGGCTTCTACGACTACCCCGCCGATCAGCCCAAGGCGCTGTGGCCGGGGCTGGGCGAAGCGTTCCCCGTGCGGCCCGAGGCGGTGCCGCTGGACGATGTGCGCGACCGCATCCTCTTCATCCAGGCGATCGAGTCCGTGCGCTGCCTGGAGGAGGGCGTGCTCGAGTCGATCACCGAGGCCAATGTCGGCTCGATCTTCGGTATCGGCTTCCCGGCCTGGACTGGCGGGGTGATCCAGTTCATCAACGCGACCGGCGTGGCGGCCTTCTGCACGCGCGCCGAACAGCTGGCAGCGCGCTACGGCGAACGCTTCGCGCCGCCGGCGCTGCTGCGCGAAAAGGCCGCCCGTGGCGAAGCCTTCCGCTGAATCCGCCTCGCCGCGCAAGCCGGGGCGCCCCAAGGCGCCACCGGGGCCGGACAACGGCCGCACACGCATTGTGCGATCTGCGGCGCGGCTGTTCCGCGAGAAGGGCTTCCGTGCGGCGACTGTGCGCGAGCTGGCCGAGGCCGCGGGCATGCAGTCCGGCAGCCTGTTCTACTTCTTCCGCAACAAGGAGGAGATCCTCGTCGCGGTGATGGAGGAGGGCATGGCCGATGTGCATGCCGCGGTGGCGGCGGCGCAGGCGAGCGGTGGCCCGGTCGCGGCCTTCCGGCTGATGGCGCAGCGGCATCTGGAGGGCATCCTCGACCGCGATGCCGACCACATGACGGTGATGCTCTACGAGACGCGTGCGCTGCCTTCGGCCGCCGAGCGCCATGTGCGGCAGCTGCGTCGCGATTACGAGGCGATGTGGGAGGCGCAGATCGACGCGCTGATCGCCGTTGGCTGCTGGCGAGGCGCCGAATCGCCGCGCCTTTCGCGCATGGCCCTGATGGGGGCGATGAACTGGGCGGTGCAGTGGTTCCGCCCCGACCGCGGTGACACCATCGAGGCCTTGGTCGACACGCTGGCGCAACTGTTCCTGAAGGAGTCCGAATGAACCCGAGTACCGGGCCGCTGGCCGGCGTGCGCGTCATCGAGATTGGCGGCATCGGCCCCGCGCCCTTCTGCGGCATGTTGCTCGCGGACATGGGGGCCGACGTGGTGCTGCTCGAACGCAGCGGCGGCACACTGGCGCGCCAGCTCTTTGGCGGCGGACGTGAGACGGTGGCCAACCGCGGCAAGCGCTCGCTGGGCATCGACTTGAAGGCGCCGGGCGCGGCGGAGGTGGTGCTCAGGCTGCTGGAGCAGGCCGATGTGCTGATCGAAGGCTTTCGCCCCGGCGTGATGGAGCGGCTCGGGCTGGGCCCGGAGGTCTGCGCGGCTCGCAATCCGAGGTTGATCTACGCCCGCATGACCGGCTGGGGCCAGACCGGCCCGCTGGCACCGCGCGCCGGGCACGACCTGAACTACGCCGCACTGTCGGGCGCATTGGACGCCGGTCGCTGGCATGGTGGCGCACCCTGGGCCCCACCCTCGTTGCTGGGCGATATGGGCGGCGGCGGCATGATGCTCGCGTTCGGCATCGCCTGCGCGCTGCTCGAAGCGCGCCGCAGCGGCCGTGGGCAGGTGATCGACGCCGCGATGACCGAAGGCGCCGCGCTGCTCGCACATGGTCTCTACAACGTCCATGCCAAGCGCGAGCGCTATCCGGGCATCGAGCACATCCTCGATTCCACCGCGCCGTTCTACGACGTCTATGCCTGCGCGGACGGCAAGTGGCTGTCGGTCGCGCCGCTTGAGCCGCAGTTCTACGCGCTGATGCTGCAGGCGCTGGGCCTGCTGGACGACCCGGACTTTCCGGTGCTGGAGCAATACACCGCAGCGCACTGGCCGCGGATGCGTGAGCGCCTTGCGGCGATCTTCGCCGGCCAGCCACGCGAGCACTGGACGTCGATGTTTGCAGATTCCGACGCTTGTATCGCGCCGGTGCTCGACATGGACGAGGCGCCTGAGCACCCGCACTTGCAGGCGCGGGAGGCCTTCATCGAGGTGGCCGGGATCCGCCAGCCGGCGCCCGCGCCGCGCCTCTCGGCCACGCCCGCCTCGGTGCGTAGCGAACCGCCGTTGGCCGGCGAACACACGGTCGAATTGCTGCGCGCGTTCGGGTTCTCCGACGCCGATCTCGACGCGCTGCTCGCGGCCCGCGTCCTCGAACAACTTTCGGAGAACGCCGCATGACCCCGCTGCAGACCACACCCTTGCCCTGGATGACCGAGGACATCGCGATGTTCCGCGACGCCGCGCGCCGCTTCATTGAGGGCGAGCTTGCGCCGCACTGCGAGCGCTGGCGCAAGCAGGGTTTTGTCGACTGCGAGGTCTGGCGCAAGGTCGGCGAGATGGGGATGCTGCTGCCGGAACTAGACGAGGAATGGGGCGGCGCCGGGGGCAACCTCGCACATCAGCTGGTGATGGTCGAAGAGCTGGGCCGCGCCGAAGTGCCAGTCAGCACTTCGGTGCACACGATCGCGGCGCACTACATCCTCGACTACGGCACCGACGAGCAGAAGCGGCGCTGGCTGCCGAAGATGGCGAGCGGCGAACTGCTGGCCGGTATCGCGATGACAGAGCCGGACGCCGGCAGCGACCTGCAGGGCATTCGCACGCGGGCGGTGCACGACGGCGACGACTATGTGATCAACGGCGCCAAGACCTTCATCACCAATGGCGCCACTGCGCATCTGCTGGTAGTCGTTGTGCGCACCTGCGCCGAGAAGGGCGGCAAGGGGCTGTCGCTGATCGTCCTCGAAACTGAGGGGCTGGCGGGTTTCCGCGTCGGCCGCATCCTCGACAAGATCGGCCAGAAGGGTTCAGATACCGCCGAGCTGTTCTTCGACGATGTGCGCGTGCCGGCGGCCAACCTTCTGGGTGGCGCCGAGGGGCAGGCCTTTGCGCAGCTGATGAGCCAGCTGCCCTACGAACGGATGCTGCTCGCGGTGCTGGCGATCGCGGTGATCGAGCGTGCGCTGGAACTGACGATCGACTACACCAAGGCGCGCAAGGCCTTTGGGCAGACGGTGTTCGACTTCCAGAATACCCGCCACAAGCTCGCCGAATGCGCGACCACCGCGCATGTGATGCGGGTATTCGTGAACGATTGCATCCAGCGCCTGCTCGACGGCCGGCTCGACGCGACCGCCGCCTACATGGCCAAGTGCTGGTGTTCAGAGCAGCAATGCAAGGTGCTCGACGAATGCCTGCAGTTCTTCGGTGGCTACGGCTACATGAGCGAGTACCCGATCGCACGGCTGTGGGCGGACGCACGGGTGCAGAAGATCTACGGTGGCACCAACGAGATCATGAAGGAGCTGATCGCGCGGGCGCTGTAACCGCCCGGCGTTGGACCGGGCGGTTGCTTCAGTCGGCGCGCGGGCGCGGCTGGTCAGCGCGGGGGAGGCGGTATTTCGTCGTACGGATGACCGCATCGGCCGCGGCCGCGACTACCACGACAAAAACCGGCGCGAGGAAAAGTTCGAAGGCCATGATGTCCTCAGCTTTCTGCCCACTGCAGGGTGGGCGGGTTGGGGGAAAGAATCGACGACGCACGATCTCGGCGTCGCAGGGTCAGGCGGCTGGCTTCAGTGGCCTCGATCACCAGCTTCCCGCGCCCGGTTACCTGGAAGCTGACGCCGGTATCAAGGATGTGATCGCCGGCCTGATCGGGCGTCGTCAGCCAGATGCGACCTCGCGTGCAGCGCAGTTCAAGTCCTGCGGCATCGGTGAGCGCGAGGACGTCCCCTTGGTCAAGGTTTAACTGCGATTGTGTTAGATTGACTTTCATGATCCGGGGCTCCTGAGTTGCCGTTTTGCTGGCGTAAATTCTCGTCTAGCAGGCGCAAGAGTGGATCGATACTTTCTAACCGGCCTATGAGTACTACTAACAAATCATCGATGCCGAGCCTGCCGCCCCTGGGTGCCTTGCGGGCCTTCGAAGCGGCTGCCCGGCATGGCAGCCTGACCGCCGCAGCAGACGAATTGAGCGTGACGCATGGCGCGGTCAGTCAGCAGGTGAAGTTGCTGGAGGAGTGGCTCGGCGTATCCCTGTTCGAACGCAAGGGGCGCGGCGTGGCGTTGACGCGCGCCGGAGAGGCGCTTGCCGGCACTGCCCACGATGCGCTGATGAGCATCGCCGAGCGTGTGGCGCAGATCAGGCGTCGCGCCAATCCGCGTCGTTTGACGGTTACGACGATGCCGTCGTTTGCGGCGCGCTGGCTGACGCCGCGTATCGGCCGTTTTCTCGAACGCGAGCCGAACATCGAACTCAACATCCGCTCGACCGAGGCGGTGCTGGATCTGGCGATCGAGGGGGTGGATGTCGCGATCCGCTTCGGAGCAGGGCACTACCCGGGCTTTGACTGCGAATTCCTGATGGCCGATGAGTTGCTCGTCGTCGCAAGTCCCGGATATCAGGGCGGAAAACTGCCGCGACGCCCGCAAGACTTGAAGGACGCACAGCTCTTGCACGGCGCCGGTGATGACTGGGGCAGCTGGTTTGCAGCGGCGGGCGTGGCGTACGCGGCGCCTCCGAAGGGCGTTTCCTATACCGATTCCAGCCATGCCCTTCAGGCGGCAGTCGAGGGTGCCGGTGTTGCGCTGACCCGGCGGAGCCTCGTCAAGACCGACCTTGCGAACGGTCGCCTGGTGCAACTCTTCGACGTGGTGTGCCCGGTCGCGTTTTCCTACTGGCTGGTGACCCAGCCGAGTGCGCGAGAGATACCCTTGGTGCAGCGATTTCGTGACTGGATCGTCGATGAGGTGGCGCGCGAGGCCTAGTGCCACGGTCAGTGCAGAAGTCGGGGCCGAAAAGCCGGGTTTGGAGGGCGCGGTCGGATGCGCTATCATCTCTTTTTACCAGCATCCCGTTTCGCCATGACCAAGTACGTCTTCGTCACCGGCGGCGTGGTGTCCTCGCTAGGCAAGGGCATTGCAGCTGCTTCACTCGGGGCCATCCTCGAATCCCGCGGCCTCCGCGTCACCCACCTCAAGCTCGATCCCTACATCAACGTCGACCCCGGCACGATGAGCCCGTTCCAGCACGGGGAAGTCTTTGTGACCGAGGATGGGGCTGAGACCGATCTCGATCTCGGGCACTACGAGCGCTTCACCAGCGCCAAGATGTCCAAGCGCAACAACTTCACCACCGGCCAGATCTACGAGTCGGTGATCAAGAAGGAACGGCGCGGCGAGTATCTGGGCAAGACCGTGCAGGTCATCCCTCACATCACCGACGAGATCAAGCGCTACCTGAAACGCGGCGCTGAAGGCGCCGACGTCGCGATCATCGAAGTCGGTGGCACGGTCGGCGACATCGAATCCCTCCCGTTCCTTGAGGCCATCCGGCAGATGGGCATCGAGGAAGGTCGCAACAACACCTGCTTCATGCATCTGACGCTGCTGCCGTACATCGCGACGGCCGGCGAGCTGAAGACCAAGCCGACGCAGCACTCGGTCAAGGAACTGCGTGAGATCGGTATCCAGCCGGACGTGCTGCTGTGCCGTTGTGACCGCGAGATCCCGATCGACGAGCGTCGCAAGATCGCGCTGTTCTGCAACGTGATGCCGGAAGCGGTGATCGAAGTGCTCGACGCCGATTCGATCTACAAGATCCCGGCAATGCTGCACAACCAGATGCTCGACGAAATCGTCTGCCACAAGCTCGCAATCCTGGCGCGCGCGGCCGACCTGTCGGTGTGGGACAAGCTGGTCTTCGCGCTGCAGAACCCGGAGCAGGCCGTCAATGTTGCGTTCGTCGGCAAGTATGTCGACCTGACCGAATCCTACAAGTCGCTCACCGAAGCCTTGTCGCACGCGGGCATGCACACGCGTTGCAAGGTGACCATCCACTACATCGATTCCGAGCAGATCGAGAAGGAAGGCACCGGCATGCTGGCGGGCATGGACGCGATCCTGGTGCCAGGCGGTTTCGGCCGCCGCGGAACGGAGGGCAAGATCTCCGCGATCCGCTTCGCGCGCGAGAACAAGGTGCCTTACTTGGGGATCTGTTTGGGCATGCAGCTCGCGGTCGTCGAATTTGCCCGCGACGTGGCAGGCATGGCCGGCGCACATTCGACCGAATTCGACAAGAACACCGCCTTCCCGGTGATCGGTCTGATCACCGAGTGGGCTGATCGCACCGGCAAGGTCGAGAAGCGCGACGAGAATTCCGACCTCGGCGGCACGATGCGTCTTGGCGGACAGACCTGCCTGCTGGGCGAAGGCACGCTGGCACGCGACATCTACGGCAAGCCGGAAGTGGTCGAGCGTCACCGCCACCGCTACGAAGTCAACAACACGCTGCTCGCGAAGCTGGAAGATGCCGGGCTTCGTGTCGCCGGTCGCGCACCGGTAACCGACCTGTGTGAGATGATCGAATTGCCGGATCACCCGTGGTTCGTCGGCGTGCAGTTCCACCCGGAATTCACGTCTAACCCGCGTCAGGGGCATCCATTGTTCACCGCGTTCGTGCGCGCCGCGATGGCGCAAGCGTCCAGGCGGTAAGCTGAAATCACGTGGCCGGCTTCAAGCCGGCCATTTTTTCGCCCGCTGTCATGGCAGATGCATGAATGGCGGGAAGTGAGGACACAAAATGAATCTATGCGGTTTCGAAGTTGGTCTCGACAAGCCGTTCTTCCTGCTTGCCGGACCGTGCGTGATCGAGTCGCGCCAGATGGCGCTCGATACCGCTGCAGAACTCAAGAGCATCACCGCCGATCTTGGCATCCCGTTCATCTACAAGTCCTCGTTCGACAAGGCGAACCGGAGCTCCGGTTCGAGCTTTCGCGGGTTGGGGATGATGAAGGGGCTCGAGATCCTTGCCGAAGTGCGGGAGACGGTGAAGGTGCCGGTCGTGACCGACGTACATACTGAACAGGAAGCGCCGATCGTCGCGCAATACGTCGATGTATTGCAGACGCCCGCATTCCTGTGCCGCCAGACTGACTTCATCCGCGCGGTCGCTGCGACAGGCAAGCCTGTGAATATCAAGAAAGGCCAGTTCCTCGCGCCGGGCGACATGAAGAACGTCGTCGCGAAGGCGAAGGAAGCAGCCGGTGGCGCCGACACGATCATGGTGTGCGAGCGTGGTGCGTCATTCGGCTACAACAATCTCGTCTCCGACATGCGGTCGCTCGCGATCATGCGCGAAACGAATTGCCCGGTGGTGTTTGACGCAACGCACTCGGTGCAGTTGCCGGGCGGGCAGGGCGACAAGAGCGGTGGTCAGCGCGAACATGTGCCGGTGCTGGCACGCGCCGCGGTGGCGACCGGCATTGCCGGCCTCTTCATGGAAACCCACCCGGATCCAGCCAAGGCCTTGTCCGATGGACCGAATGCCTGGCCGCTGGCGAAGATGCGTGCCTTGCTGGCGACGTTGCAGGAAATCGATCAACTGGTGAAGCGTCACGGATTCATCGAAACCACGCTGTGATTACGCACGTCGTCCTCCTCAAGTTCAAACCGGGCGTGTCGGCCGATTCAGCCGCCGCCCGTGAGGCGCATGCCGCGATGTGCGCGCTGCCGGCGAAAGTGCCGTTGATCAAGGCCTGGAAATGCGGCTTCAACACGACCCCGGATGTCAGCGGTTGGGACTACGTTCTCGTCTCGGGCTTTGACAGCCGGGAGGCACTGGAGGCGTACTTCGACCACCCCGACCATCTGAAGGTCGTCGCGCTCTGGGAACCGATCTCCGATCTCGCTTTCGGAGACCTGGACGGCTGAAATCTGCGCACGGTCAAAGCGTTGACATGTGTGCGCCTCTAGAATTGAAAAGTTTCATCGGTCATGTGCGTCCGGGTCACTCCCCCGTACTCGGGCGCCGAGCCGCCGCTTGTCGGCGGATCAGAGGGATGCCGCCCCCATAGGCGGCACAGTCTTGATAGAGAAAAGGGAAAAACCATGAGTGCTATCGTTGATGTAGTCGCCCGCGAGATCCTGGATTCGCGCGGTAACCCCACGGTTGAAGCAGATGTGCTGCTCGAATCCGGCGTGATGGGTCGCGCCGCTGTGCCGTCGGGCGCCTCGACCGGTTCGCGTGAAGCGATCGAACTGCGTGACGGCGACGCCGCACGCTACCTGGGCAAGGGTGTCCAGAAGGCTGTGGACAACATCAACACCGAGATCTGCGAAGCACTCGTGGGCCTCGACGCCGAAGAGCAGGCGTTCATCGACAAGACGATGATCGACCTCGACGGCACCGAGAACAAGTCGCGCCTGGGCGCGAACGCGCTGCTGGCCGTGTCGATGGCCGTTGCCCGTGCTGCTGCTGAAGAAGCCGGCCTGCCGCTGTATCGCTACTTCGGTGGCTCGGGCGGCATGAGCCTGCCGGTGCCGATGATGAACGTCATCAACGGCGGCGCCCACGCGAACAACAGCCTGGACTTCCAAGAATGCATGATCCTGCCGATCGGCGCGCCGACCTTCAAGGAAGCGCTGCGCTACGGTGCTGAGGTGTTCCACAACCTCAAGAAGATCCTGGACAAGAAGGGCTACCCGACCTCGGTGGGTGACGAAGGCGGCTTCGCCCCGAACGTCTCTGGCGCTGTCGAAGCACTGGAACTGATCGTTGAAGCGATCGAGAAGGCTGGCTACGTGGTTGGCAAGGACATCGTCCTGGGTCTGGACTGCGCCGCTTCCGAGTACTTCAAGAACGGCAAGTACGAGATGGAAGGCGAGAAGCTGTCGCTGACCCCGGCTCAGAACGTCGACTTCCTGGCCAGCCTGGTCGACAAGTTCCCGATCATCTCGATCGAGGACGGCATGGCCGAAGGCGACTGGGAAGGCTGGAAGCTGCTGACCGATCGCCTGGGCAAGAAGGTTCAGCTGGTGGGTGACGACCTGTTCGTGACCAACACCAAGATCCTGAAGGAAGGCATCGACAAGGGCATCTGCAACTCGATCCTGATCAAGGTGAACCAGATCGGTACCCTGACCGAGACCTTCGCTGCCGTCGAAATGGCCAAGCGCGCCGGTTACACCGCCGTGATCTCGCACCGTTCGGGCGAAACCGAAGACTCGACCATCGCTGACATCGCTGTCGGTTTGAATGCTGGCCAGATCAAGACCGGTTCGCTGTCGCGTTCCGACCGTATCGCCAAGTACAACCAGATCCTCCGCATCGAAGAAGATCTGGGCGATGTCGCGTTCTACCCGGGTCTGTCGGC
Coding sequences within it:
- the eno gene encoding phosphopyruvate hydratase, which codes for MSAIVDVVAREILDSRGNPTVEADVLLESGVMGRAAVPSGASTGSREAIELRDGDAARYLGKGVQKAVDNINTEICEALVGLDAEEQAFIDKTMIDLDGTENKSRLGANALLAVSMAVARAAAEEAGLPLYRYFGGSGGMSLPVPMMNVINGGAHANNSLDFQECMILPIGAPTFKEALRYGAEVFHNLKKILDKKGYPTSVGDEGGFAPNVSGAVEALELIVEAIEKAGYVVGKDIVLGLDCAASEYFKNGKYEMEGEKLSLTPAQNVDFLASLVDKFPIISIEDGMAEGDWEGWKLLTDRLGKKVQLVGDDLFVTNTKILKEGIDKGICNSILIKVNQIGTLTETFAAVEMAKRAGYTAVISHRSGETEDSTIADIAVGLNAGQIKTGSLSRSDRIAKYNQILRIEEDLGDVAFYPGLSAFYNLRNR